The Macadamia integrifolia cultivar HAES 741 chromosome 4, SCU_Mint_v3, whole genome shotgun sequence genome contains the following window.
ATCGTCGGAATTGCCCgatgaccacttggtggtgttGGTCGGTGACATGATCACAGAAAAGGCCCTACCCACGTACCAGTCTTTCGTGAACCGGCTCGACAGGGTCAATGACGAGACCGGTGCCAGCCCGGATGCTTGGGCCACCTGGAACCGTGGTTGGACCGCGGAAGAGAACCGACATGGCGACCTGCTCAAGACCTACCTGTATCTCTCCGGTCGTGTCAATATGCCCAAGATCGAGCGCACCATTCAGTATCTTATCGGCAGTGGCATGGTGAGTAGTAAATTAGTAAAGGATATTTCGTAACATGAAACATGCATTATGATGTAtattatacatacatatatgtgCAATTTGGCATTTCTGACTGACATACGTGGTTGATTTTAATTGGACAGGACACGGGAACAGAGAACAATCCCTACTTCGGATACGTGTACACGTCGTTCCAAGAGAGGGCCACGTTTGTATCACACGGCAACACAGCCCGGCTGGCTAAGGAGCATGGGGACACAGTGTTGGCACGCATCTGCGGTAGTATTACAGCAGACGAGAAGCGGCACGAGAATGCATACGTGAAAATGGTGGAGAAGCTACTGGAGATAGACCCCTCCGACGCAATGCTCGGGATCGCCGATATGATGCGAAAGAAGATCGCTATGCCTGCTTACCTCATGTATGACGGCCAAGATCCCAATCTATTCGATAATTTCGCCGCTGTCGCACAGAGGGTCGGCGTTTACACGGCCGGTGACTACGCAGACATTCTGGATTTCCTGGTTGGGCGGTGGAAGCTGGAGAAACTGGAGGGTCTCAACAGCGCTGCCAACGAAGCCCAGGATTTTGTGTGTGGTTTGGCTCCCAGGTTCCGAAAGCTGCACCAACGAGCGGAAGAACGAGCACGTAAGACGAAGCCACGTACCGTTGGCTTCAGTTGGATCTTCGACAGGGAAGTTGCGTTCTAGATCTTTCTGTATCTGTAATATGAATTCCTATCtaacgatatatatatatatatatatatatatatattaatggaTGTAAaatacatacctactttatttCATTGGTACTACCCATATGGGTACATCATGTGTGGAGGTAGCCACATGGGTAGAGAATCCAGTCCAGACTAAAAATAGTTAGGATCAACTGATcaagtagaaaaagaaaagacgtATAGCTTCTTTCATTCTATTTCCATGCTATACACTTGTCAAGAAACTCTTGTAGTTGGTGTAAAGGCTCCGTTTCCTCCGACAACCACTTTACATATATTTTCggtgaaaaaaataatattatattgAAATTTTGTGCATAACTATGTGCATGGCCATCGGATGAATTGTAGAGGGTGCACCACAGAGCTTCATTCTTCGTTCAACGATTTTATGCATGATCGTGCATTATGCATAGCTGTGTACAAAACCCTTCCTGTAGTATATCAATAATAAGAAGATGAGATCGATACAATAAAAGGATAGATAAAACCAACCGAGTTTGCCATCGAAAGGAGGGTGGAGATGATGACTCCTAGAAGAAAGCAGATCTAAGAGATGAGACCGAGTTGGATAATAAATCAGCAGAAAATTTTCCTAATCTTAGGACATGAACAAATCCCACTCTGTGGcgaccatggatttaggggacggtattggtattggtataaCATATCCAACTCGGTGGa
Protein-coding sequences here:
- the LOC122076957 gene encoding stearoyl-[acyl-carrier-protein] 9-desaturase 6, chloroplastic-like — encoded protein: MPPEKVEIFKSLNGWAEEKILPLLKPVEQCWQPHDFLPYSSLPMDVFEGQVRELRERSSELPDDHLVVLVGDMITEKALPTYQSFVNRLDRVNDETGASPDAWATWNRGWTAEENRHGDLLKTYLYLSGRVNMPKIERTIQYLIGSGMDTGTENNPYFGYVYTSFQERATFVSHGNTARLAKEHGDTVLARICGSITADEKRHENAYVKMVEKLLEIDPSDAMLGIADMMRKKIAMPAYLMYDGQDPNLFDNFAAVAQRVGVYTAGDYADILDFLVGRWKLEKLEGLNSAANEAQDFVCGLAPRFRKLHQRAEERARKTKPRTVGFSWIFDREVAF